One window from the genome of Myxococcales bacterium encodes:
- a CDS encoding CPBP family intramembrane metalloprotease yields MAKTRQRPQKSPGWLTGQGDVGLSLVLIAPLLFIYELGVLFTSHMNGADLVTRLTLRLCGGDPLLYVTIHFVVALLFVAWLWRRRGAHPFAFRVMAMLLLECAIYASSMAAVIHLALGAVGLGITAAAENLILAIGAGVHEELVFRLLLLAGLATLLRHFGVRQPLAIAAAFVCSAALFAAAHHIGALGEAFSLHAFMFRFVAGLLFGAIFWWRSLAHAVYAHAMYDVLVMVL; encoded by the coding sequence ATGGCCAAGACTAGACAACGGCCGCAGAAGTCGCCTGGGTGGCTTACGGGACAAGGCGACGTCGGCCTGAGCCTGGTGCTGATCGCACCGCTGCTGTTTATCTATGAGCTTGGCGTGCTCTTTACCTCGCATATGAACGGCGCGGATCTAGTCACGCGCCTGACCCTGCGATTGTGTGGCGGTGATCCTCTGCTCTACGTCACTATTCACTTCGTTGTGGCGTTGTTGTTTGTCGCCTGGCTTTGGCGCCGCCGAGGCGCGCACCCCTTTGCCTTTCGGGTCATGGCCATGCTGTTGCTTGAATGCGCCATCTACGCCAGCTCGATGGCGGCGGTGATTCATCTCGCGCTGGGCGCGGTTGGGCTCGGGATCACGGCGGCGGCGGAAAATCTCATCTTGGCGATCGGCGCCGGCGTGCATGAGGAGCTGGTGTTTCGCCTGCTGCTGCTCGCTGGCCTTGCGACCCTGCTGCGCCATTTCGGCGTGCGCCAGCCACTCGCGATTGCCGCGGCCTTCGTCTGCTCCGCCGCCTTGTTTGCCGCCGCCCACCATATCGGCGCGCTCGGCGAGGCGTTTTCACTGCACGCCTTCATGTTCCGCTTCGTCGCTGGGCTGCTCTTTGGCGCCATCTTTTGGTGGCGCTCGCTCGCCCACGCCGTTTACGCCCACGCCATGTACGACGTGCTGGTGATGGTATTGTGA
- a CDS encoding AAA family ATPase has product MIDQAGFVDGRFMLRAVVGVPVASEDDPGRAMRLALALVDALDGIAIENMPELRLAVGVQRGNATVIRSELSWRFELDGTTSSFAGSLADRAHGAEIVVGGLAYQSARDEWLFEPLATAPLPRELGEGQTARVYLLRGRKERAERQRQRSAGARMVGREMELKSLRDTYRDVLISRQKRMVGVVGETGIGKRTLVNAFLATLAPNEATIIRAGAQPSTSMTPYGLFADLAREFLALADGASSAEVVRRIERAVPLVFAGQEQSREARGSAQMLAMLVGGALPSAPSDELGIDAQERRHRLFQLLLRVEQQFQPERPLIVILEDMHWADQETLDMFAALLAVHTQRQVFGIGTARADQRITQALRNANNHSQIIHLGELDDAQRRAYLDEFFTPGEDISRLAGEVFARTGGNPYFIRESIEALTQQGVLAHTTTAGSDSTTGRLAWVKRGTQVPMPSSIETLLAARFDGLDAAVRETLFASAILGRNVEAGTVAAITGRAAEADLTVLVEHGLLTKRSHAGELRFVNDMVMSVAYGLIPPEQRARFHRQAASFLLMQAAYRAGQDDGVIARHLELAGDYVGAVQRYAQAASHALHMGGNIDAQRLYGRMLRLADQGHHEVRFLAHKGRQESLRRVGQIKDQLRELGAMVREAELLGHADKLAMAHTAVAQFYFDVHRYGKAARALAAALAAAEAGGLALLRADAMRLSAAVHRATGDLTKAQALAEAALALCDGAKGGTDGTPRAAATMAQRGAILNGLGMILSQRGELERASEQFAEAVVIYRGLGQQRLEAKSLCNLAISLGALGEHEDAIAQYKLALRIDQSLGNRFGMAVELNNLGQAYARLGDFERAEKCLERGTRLCEQIQFHRGLVEIALAFGEISYLQNDQPTAHARLASAVAQSKITGDMAQAVRARLWLALCQAELGIDLAQARDHVRTALADAIAMPMPSGIVFGHAVGALLAALHPLLAGRADAAIVEGHLAGVAGAIGRAAHLEGLELAYWLCRRAAHAIGDVARAREFGASARSILQAKLGRLASEQLRASLAATALAGAIEAPI; this is encoded by the coding sequence ATGATCGATCAGGCCGGCTTCGTCGACGGGCGCTTCATGTTGCGTGCCGTGGTCGGCGTCCCGGTCGCAAGCGAAGACGACCCCGGGCGGGCCATGCGCCTGGCGCTGGCCCTGGTCGATGCGCTCGACGGCATCGCGATCGAAAACATGCCCGAGCTGCGGCTGGCGGTGGGCGTGCAACGCGGCAACGCGACGGTGATTCGCAGCGAGCTGAGCTGGCGCTTCGAGCTCGACGGCACCACCAGCTCGTTTGCCGGCTCGCTCGCCGATCGCGCCCACGGCGCTGAGATCGTGGTCGGCGGGCTTGCCTACCAAAGCGCACGCGATGAGTGGTTGTTCGAGCCGCTCGCCACCGCGCCGCTGCCGCGCGAGCTTGGCGAGGGCCAGACCGCCCGCGTTTATTTGCTGCGCGGCCGCAAAGAGCGCGCCGAACGGCAACGCCAACGCAGCGCCGGCGCGCGCATGGTGGGGCGCGAGATGGAACTCAAGAGCCTGCGCGACACCTACCGCGACGTGCTGATTTCGCGGCAGAAACGCATGGTGGGCGTGGTCGGCGAGACCGGCATCGGCAAGCGCACGCTGGTCAATGCCTTCCTCGCCACGCTCGCGCCCAATGAAGCCACGATCATCCGCGCCGGCGCGCAGCCGTCGACCTCGATGACGCCGTATGGGCTCTTTGCTGACCTGGCGCGGGAATTCTTGGCGCTCGCCGATGGCGCCAGTTCGGCCGAGGTGGTGCGCCGCATTGAGCGCGCGGTGCCACTGGTATTCGCCGGCCAAGAGCAATCGCGCGAGGCCCGCGGCAGCGCGCAGATGCTGGCGATGCTCGTCGGTGGCGCGTTGCCGTCTGCCCCCAGCGACGAGCTCGGCATTGATGCGCAAGAGCGCCGGCATCGCCTATTTCAGCTCCTGCTGCGCGTCGAACAGCAGTTCCAGCCCGAGCGGCCTCTCATCGTCATCTTGGAGGACATGCATTGGGCAGACCAGGAGACGCTCGACATGTTTGCCGCGCTGCTGGCAGTACACACCCAGCGCCAGGTCTTCGGCATCGGCACCGCGCGCGCCGACCAGCGCATCACGCAGGCGCTGCGCAATGCCAACAATCACTCGCAGATCATCCATTTGGGCGAGCTCGACGATGCGCAACGCCGCGCCTATCTCGACGAGTTCTTCACGCCCGGCGAAGACATTTCGCGGCTCGCGGGCGAGGTCTTTGCGCGCACCGGCGGTAATCCGTATTTTATTCGCGAATCAATCGAGGCCCTCACCCAGCAGGGCGTGCTCGCGCACACGACCACCGCCGGCAGCGACAGCACCACCGGCCGGCTGGCGTGGGTTAAGCGCGGCACGCAGGTGCCGATGCCGAGCTCCATCGAAACGCTGCTGGCGGCGCGCTTTGATGGGCTCGACGCCGCGGTGCGCGAAACGCTATTTGCGAGCGCGATCTTGGGCCGCAACGTCGAGGCGGGCACCGTCGCCGCGATCACCGGGCGCGCGGCCGAGGCGGATCTAACGGTGCTCGTCGAGCATGGGCTCTTGACCAAGCGCAGCCATGCGGGCGAGCTGCGCTTCGTCAACGACATGGTGATGTCGGTCGCGTATGGCCTCATCCCGCCCGAGCAACGCGCGCGGTTTCATCGCCAGGCCGCCAGCTTTCTCCTCATGCAGGCCGCGTATCGCGCTGGCCAAGACGATGGCGTGATCGCGCGTCACCTTGAGCTAGCGGGAGACTATGTCGGCGCCGTGCAACGCTATGCCCAGGCGGCCAGCCATGCGCTGCACATGGGCGGCAACATCGATGCGCAGCGCCTTTACGGCCGCATGCTGCGCCTTGCCGACCAGGGGCATCACGAGGTGCGATTTTTGGCGCACAAGGGCCGCCAGGAAAGCCTGCGCCGGGTGGGGCAAATTAAGGATCAGCTGCGCGAGCTTGGGGCCATGGTGCGCGAGGCAGAGCTCTTGGGTCACGCCGACAAGCTGGCGATGGCGCACACCGCAGTCGCGCAATTTTATTTCGACGTGCATCGCTACGGCAAGGCCGCGCGCGCGCTGGCCGCGGCACTCGCCGCCGCCGAAGCCGGCGGCTTGGCGTTGCTTCGCGCCGACGCGATGCGGTTGTCGGCCGCCGTGCACCGCGCCACCGGCGACCTCACCAAGGCGCAAGCACTCGCCGAGGCCGCGCTCGCGCTATGCGATGGCGCTAAAGGGGGAACCGACGGGACGCCACGCGCTGCCGCGACGATGGCGCAGCGAGGTGCCATCCTCAATGGGCTCGGGATGATTCTCTCGCAGCGCGGTGAGCTGGAGCGCGCGAGCGAGCAATTTGCCGAAGCGGTGGTGATTTATCGCGGCCTCGGGCAGCAGCGGCTCGAGGCCAAGTCGCTGTGCAATCTGGCGATTTCGCTAGGCGCGCTCGGCGAGCACGAAGACGCGATCGCACAGTACAAGCTGGCGCTGCGCATCGACCAGAGCCTGGGCAATCGCTTTGGCATGGCGGTTGAACTCAATAACCTCGGCCAAGCCTATGCCCGGCTCGGCGATTTTGAGCGCGCCGAAAAATGTCTCGAGCGCGGCACGCGCCTTTGCGAACAGATTCAATTTCATCGCGGCCTGGTCGAGATTGCGTTGGCCTTCGGCGAAATCTCATATCTGCAAAACGATCAACCCACAGCGCACGCGCGTCTCGCCTCGGCGGTCGCGCAAAGCAAGATCACTGGCGACATGGCGCAGGCCGTGCGCGCACGGCTGTGGTTGGCGCTGTGCCAGGCCGAGCTTGGAATCGATCTAGCGCAGGCGCGGGACCACGTGCGTACCGCGCTTGCGGACGCCATCGCGATGCCCATGCCGTCTGGCATCGTGTTTGGCCATGCCGTCGGGGCGTTGCTCGCGGCGCTGCATCCCCTGCTCGCCGGCCGCGCCGATGCCGCCATTGTTGAAGGCCACCTCGCCGGCGTCGCGGGCGCCATCGGCAGGGCCGCGCACCTCGAGGGCCTGGAGCTTGCCTATTGGCTGTGTCGTCGCGCCGCCCATGCCATTGGCGACGTGGCGCGCGCGCGCGAATTTGGCGCCTCGGCGCGCAGCATCTTGCAGGCCAAGCTGGGGCGGCTCGCCAGCGAGCAACTGCGTGCGAGCCTCGCCGCGACGGCGCTCGCCGGCGCGATTGAAGCTCCCATCTAA
- a CDS encoding serine/threonine protein kinase, with amino-acid sequence METFGKYSLLRKIGSGGMAEVFLARTAVAQGLAKELVIKKIHPTYAQSPQFVAMFIDEARIALRLNHPNVIQVFDFGKEGDTYFLAMEFVDGIDLLKLMQACAAHKQTIPANIAAYIAEQISKGLDYAHRRVGDNNEPFGIVHRDISPQNILLSWDGGVKIVDFGIARARDMHEEPGTVKGKYAYMSPEQARGEMVDVRTDVFANGICLYEMLTGRPMYPGRGRQVLQQVKTATFRPPGEANPSIPTALQDILLRAVHQRPDGRYQAAREMGADLRRFALEHSRHTGELIESTTLAAYLARIIPKPDVAREAPLPRRRTSGMPPMDAGPLPPAGGTHDATGSLGMEGASLRRESRERKHVFVVEGGCRILRRLPNASAPSARADLLSNSSPPPRISFSSMRR; translated from the coding sequence ATGGAGACCTTTGGCAAATATTCGCTGCTGCGCAAGATTGGCAGCGGTGGCATGGCCGAGGTGTTTTTAGCGCGCACCGCGGTGGCACAGGGCCTGGCCAAAGAGCTGGTCATTAAAAAGATTCACCCGACGTACGCGCAATCGCCGCAGTTCGTTGCCATGTTCATCGACGAGGCGCGCATCGCCCTGCGCCTCAATCACCCCAACGTCATTCAAGTGTTTGACTTTGGTAAAGAGGGCGACACCTACTTTCTCGCGATGGAGTTTGTCGACGGCATCGACTTGCTCAAGCTGATGCAGGCGTGCGCCGCGCACAAGCAAACCATCCCCGCCAACATCGCCGCCTATATTGCCGAGCAGATCAGCAAGGGCCTGGACTATGCGCACCGGCGCGTCGGCGACAACAACGAACCCTTTGGCATCGTCCACCGCGACATCTCGCCGCAAAATATTCTGCTGTCGTGGGACGGCGGGGTGAAGATCGTCGACTTCGGCATCGCGCGGGCACGCGACATGCACGAAGAGCCAGGCACGGTGAAAGGCAAGTACGCGTATATGTCGCCGGAGCAGGCGCGCGGCGAGATGGTCGATGTGCGCACCGACGTATTTGCCAACGGCATCTGCCTCTACGAGATGCTGACCGGACGCCCGATGTACCCCGGCCGCGGCCGCCAGGTGCTGCAGCAGGTCAAGACCGCGACCTTTCGCCCGCCCGGCGAGGCCAATCCGAGCATTCCGACCGCGCTGCAGGACATCTTGCTGCGCGCGGTCCATCAGCGCCCCGATGGGCGTTACCAAGCCGCGCGCGAGATGGGCGCGGATTTGCGGCGCTTTGCGCTCGAACATAGCCGTCACACCGGGGAGCTCATTGAATCGACGACGCTCGCGGCCTACCTCGCGCGCATCATTCCAAAACCCGACGTGGCACGCGAGGCCCCGCTGCCCCGGCGCCGCACCTCGGGTATGCCCCCGATGGACGCCGGCCCGCTGCCCCCCGCCGGCGGCACGCATGACGCCACCGGCTCGCTCGGCATGGAGGGCGCCTCGCTGCGCCGCGAATCGCGCGAGCGTAAGCACGTGTTCGTCGTCGAGGGCGGCTGCCGGATTTTGCGGCGTTTGCCCAACGCGTCGGCGCCGAGCGCGCGGGCCGATTTGTTGAGCAATTCGTCACCACCGCCAAGGATATCGTTTTCAAGCATGAGGCGATGA
- a CDS encoding 3'-5' exonuclease, whose product MATTQGSLFDGVSAPVPAVAAPRFVPTATGSGPVTGAEMGEAAAQQNVIVFDVETTGTDRKRDQIIELCMQFGMDGEGGQKTWRFLPTVEMSPGAQAVHGISMADLKDCPPFAAVVDEILQVFAQAGVIVGYNVAFDIDMFQSELERAGRPPLDISTKLVVDPFRLWQQCEPRSLQHAHKRFVGTAFESAHSATADVAATGRVLSGMLAAFGLQEKGWEEVADVCDPTRQRCIGPSRHFMWNEQGVVTIAFGKHAGTPVASMVKGEGAGYLRWVQGRDFPGHVVDIAEAALAMSADAFVDWVVARYGPPPTV is encoded by the coding sequence GTGGCAACTACACAGGGCAGTTTGTTTGATGGAGTGTCGGCACCGGTGCCGGCGGTTGCCGCACCGCGGTTTGTGCCCACGGCGACAGGCAGCGGCCCGGTCACAGGAGCAGAGATGGGCGAGGCGGCAGCGCAACAAAACGTCATCGTGTTCGACGTCGAGACCACCGGCACCGATCGCAAGCGCGATCAAATTATCGAGCTTTGCATGCAGTTCGGTATGGACGGCGAGGGCGGCCAAAAAACCTGGCGCTTTTTGCCGACGGTCGAGATGTCGCCCGGCGCGCAAGCCGTGCACGGCATTTCGATGGCCGATCTAAAAGACTGTCCTCCGTTTGCCGCGGTGGTCGATGAGATCCTGCAGGTGTTTGCGCAGGCGGGCGTCATCGTCGGCTACAACGTCGCCTTTGATATCGACATGTTTCAGAGCGAGCTCGAGCGCGCGGGGCGACCGCCGCTCGATATCTCCACCAAGCTCGTCGTCGATCCATTTCGCCTATGGCAACAGTGCGAGCCGCGCAGCTTGCAGCATGCGCACAAACGCTTTGTCGGCACCGCGTTCGAATCGGCGCACTCGGCAACCGCCGACGTCGCGGCTACCGGTCGGGTACTCAGCGGCATGTTGGCGGCGTTTGGGCTGCAGGAAAAGGGCTGGGAGGAAGTCGCCGATGTGTGCGATCCAACCCGTCAGCGCTGCATCGGGCCTAGCCGCCACTTTATGTGGAACGAGCAGGGCGTGGTGACCATTGCCTTTGGTAAACACGCGGGCACCCCCGTCGCGTCCATGGTGAAGGGCGAGGGAGCCGGGTACTTGCGCTGGGTTCAAGGTCGCGATTTTCCAGGGCATGTGGTCGATATCGCTGAGGCGGCCTTAGCGATGAGCGCAGACGCCTTTGTCGACTGGGTGGTGGCGCGCTACGGCCCGCCGCCAACTGTTTGA